The DNA segment CCAACACTAGATTCCTTAAGTGCTGAGGGAAAAGGGGCTACGGTTTTATACTCAGAGAGAGAAGGGAACTTACCTTTTTGCGCTTCTCCCTGAGTTGCTTCTTTATCATCCATCTTCATCTCTTCACTTTGTTCCTTATTGGATGAAACATCTACTACCTTCTCCTTGACATttaactccttcccattcccgAGAGTGATTGCACTAGCATTCTCCCTTGGGTTAGGGACCATTTGAGATGGTAGAGTGTTGGAATGTTGTGTTTCTAGCTTGTTGATTGAagtggcgagctgtcccatctgggtatTCAGGTTTTGGATAATTGCTCGAGTTTCCTGTTAGAAATTCagagtattagttgcaagatccttaacaatattttcaacAAACTCACCTGGCACTGGAATTTGAGGACGCTGCTGTTGTGGATGATACGGTGTCCTGTAAGTTTGATTATGCGATTGTGCCTGAGGTCCATGTTGATTCACCGACGGGTTTCCATATCTTAGacttggatgatccttccaacttGGATTATAGGTGTTGGAGTATGGATCATACTTCTGCTGTGGTGGcccaggaaatcctccagtggCATTTACTTGTTCGACCAAttcctcttgaagtgtgggacacatatcagtcACATGTCCTATTGCAGCGCAAATTCCACATGCCTTTGTAGTCTATACATTTCCTACAaccatttgacgcacaagagacgtcagttcAATAATTTTTTGCTCAAGAGAAGACACATTTACCTCATTATTCTTTTTGGGTGCATGATCacttctgttggtgccaaattgctgagaattggcagtcATATTCTCAATTAAGTTCCTTGCCACTCGTGGAGTTTTGTCCAAAAAAACTCCTACACTGGCTGCATCTACCATGCTCATGTCATGAGGTAaaaaaccttcatagcaatattgaattaaaaggttctcacttatctgatgttgaggacagctagcacaaagatttttgaaccgctcccagtattcatgaagTGACTCCCCCATATATTGCTTGATGTCGTAAATTTCCTTCCTGATACTCGCTGCTCTAGAAGCTGGGAAATATTTCTCCAGAAAGATTCTCTTCATTTCATTCCAGGTTGTGAAGGATCCAGGAGGTAAATAGTACAACCAATCCTTGGCAGCTTtcttcaaagaaaaagaaaaggctCTCAATTGGATTTTCTCCtttgtcactccatggggtttcatactcgttCATACCACATACAATTCTAGCAAGTTCTTGTGAGGATCCTCACATGGGAAaccatgaaaagaaggcaaTAAGTGAATTAGTCCGGATTTTAACTCTAACGTAACATTATCTTCTAGATTAGTAAAAGTAATGCATTAAGGCTGCTGGTTGAGATCAGGAGTGCCAAGTTGTCTGAGGCTAAGACTTGCGTTGGCAGCCATCTCTTCCTCAGGATTTTCAGTTTGATGTTCGTCCTCTTCTAATCTCCTTCGAACTTCTCTTTGTCGTCGGTGAAAAGTTCTATCAATCTCAGAATCGTAGGGAAATTCTTCTTCAGAAGATTCTCATGCGGACATGAACGACCAGAGAAGTACTAGACGAAAGGAAAAGAATCAAAATAAGATAAAACAATACTTCTAGGCAtgtcatgcaatctaacaatctcattaaagaacaaatctGCAACATGCAAAGCATCGTCTGATTTttgacaagcaataaaatgtgacattttagaaaatctatcTATCACAACATAAatagaatccctccccttcttagacctcgaTAACCCAAgaaaaaaatccatagaaatgtccaCCCAAGGTTCACTAGGTACTGGAAATAGGGTATACCGTATACAAATCATGTGGTTGTGATCTAGACTTTGCCCTCTTACATGTCTCACACCGCTCACAAACTTTCTCTACATCATGCTTTAtttgtggccaataaaaatgctcAAGcaaaacttgatatgttttatcCACACATAAATGACCCATTAAACCACCACCATGGGATTCCCTAACAAGAAACTCCCTAATTGAAGTTTTAGGAATACACAATCTATTTTCCTTATACACATAGCCATCATGCAAATAAAATTTCCCTTGAGAACTAAGCATACATGACTTATACACTTCACCAAATTCACTATCACTAGCATACAATTCTTTGACAAGctcaaaatacaaaaaattagCATCTAAAGTAGTTAAGAGAGCGTACATTCGTGACAACGCATCCGCCACCACGTTTTCCTTgccttgcttgtacttgatgaCGTAAGgaagagtttccaaaaatgctaCCCAGTTTGCATGTATCTTATTCaacttttgttgtcctttgagatgcttcaatgaTTCATGATGCCTATGAATCATGATCTCatttggcctcaaataatgctgCCATGTCTCGAGCACTCGCACTAAAGCATAAAACTCTTTATCATACGTTGGATAATTCAACGCTGCCCCATTCAATTTTTCGCTGAAATATGCCACTGGCTTCCTTCCTTTCATCAACACTCCTCCAATTCTTACACCTGaagcatcacattcaatttcaaaggtgTTCGAAAAATCAGGCAAAACCAATAAAGGAGCATTAGTTAATTTTTCTTGATTAAATTAAAAGACTTCTCATGTTTATCTCCCCAATGAAACGGGACATTTTTCTTTATCACTGCAATCATAGATGCTGCCAACGTGCTAAAGTCTTTCACAAACCTCATGCAGAATCCTGCAAGCCCATGAAAACTTCAAAATTGACCAATAGACGTAGGAGTCGGCCAATCTCAAATGGCACTCACATTTTCTTCATCAAATCTTACACCTTGTGCACTTACAACAAACCCAaaaaacacaagttcttttgtacaaaatacactttttcaaattagcatATAAGTGTTCAACTTTCAAAGTGATTAGTACAAACCACAAATGTTCCGCATGATCAAGTAAGTTCTTGCTATACAACAAAATGTCATCAAAGTAGACAACCACGAATTTCCTAATAtatgcacgcaaaacatgattcattagACTCATAGAAGTATTAgttgcattagtcaaaccaaaagtCATAACCATCCATTCATACAACCCATACTTCGTTTTGAACGAAGTTTTCCACTCATCtccctctctcatcctaatttgatgataaccactcttaagatcaatcttgctaaaatttctagagcaatgCAATTCATCTAAAATATAATCTAGTCTATGAAtgggatgcctatacttgatactaatgttatttatagccctacaatccacacacatgcGCCAAGATCCATACAAGCACTGCACATGGTGACATCGACTTacgcacaaaacctttatctagaagttcacttacctgtttTTGTAGTTCCTTTGTCTCCTCTGGATTGCTCCTACAAGCTGGACGGTTCGGCAACGCACTCCCGGGTACGAAGTCGATTTGATGCTCAATGCCTCTCAAAGGTTGTAACCCTTGAGGTAGCTCATGTGGAAACAACTCCTTGAACTCCTGCAAAAGTGATGTAACAATGCTCGGAAGATCTctggctatatcacttgtgtttagGTGAAACTCCTTATATAATATCAACAAAAGTGGAACATGAGAAtgcaaaacatctctcaactcactcttttgggctatGTACATCTTTTTTTCAACctcttttatttcatttttcttttcttctttttttgtctcacttttcttttctaagaccatctcactttttttatCACTCTTTTTTCGACCtcatctctctttttctttttcatttgatcctccaacacttgaTTTGGAGACATGGGGAATAATACAATGAACTCTtttttcatagtaaaagaaTGCTTATTTTTAAACTCATCATGTACTACGCTCCTATCAAAATGCCACGGTCTACCCAACAAGATATGACAAGAATGCATAGGTACCACATCACAGCACCTCATCAACATACTTACCAATAGAAAATGGAACCGCCACTTGTTTGGTAACCttctgtagcgacccaacctgAATCCAcaacctaatcagagttaagagcataattaagcatgcattaaataaatcgctgcgaaaaacttaaataaaagcttaccggcagaatacaaccggttaaacaaattcgattatacaacccaatcgaatgaaataagcctaaagggaaaaaacctacagctaatcctgctgccTCTAAGGTCACTGGCCACTctaagctcctggtgctcaatcttgcacctacacctgccccgtcgaatggggtgtccagatacacagaaaatactggatgtgagctctaagctcaatacaaaagcatgggtaaaacatacaaatatgatgcatgcacatgacagggtatccatatctgggataattgtatacaactgctcagtaatggcgcataggacatgagtggtacaacccgaggagctaaccctgcgtacactgctcattcctaatgGACGTAGACCGTGCCTTCCAGATGCCAGTGCCCGCTAACCCATCGGTTGCGGGGCGCTtgacatcaaccgtccgaacagggctgagaGGCCCTACATGgttcatctcaaaagatggacatgcacaatatgatatgcacatgctgcataataatatgagacacaaatgcaacatataagcatgcaaaacccgctggctatcacAGTcattacttacgtacctttatacaggcagttcctagaagtcccactctaggttccaaacctatcatcaactctacagtgcaattacccatgcatcattaattaagctctaaaagcttaactaaactattgcatactcctaaatatttttaggaagccaaagctatacctgcgttcgtcgttagccctttgctgtctcttgtctcaaaactaggccacagcttcgctacgacgcctggatctctatgccacttccggattctccgtaggatgcctagatctccctagatctgagttagaaggctaaggaattgagagagaaaaaggagaggtgcgagttgaaaatgaaatttttgacccctatttataggcaaagttcggagcctccgaactcgacttcggatcctccgttcctgacttcggagcctgcgttcttgttcggagcctccgaagtcccatcaatgatgtcccCAATGAcacattatcttcggagcctccgatccgagtttgGATCCTCTGATCttaggttcggatcctccgatccagttcggagcctcctaacccagTTCGAAGCCTccaaaccatccgaaccctcggaaccttcccgaccatttttgagtatcctgaatccatttttggactccgttaacccatttgaaatttccttaatcatgttttacttaatctaaacatgattacataattaattactcattaatcgttaattttggatacggtTCACTACATCTCCCccacttaaaagatttcatcctcaaaatctagggtaaacctcgagaacgtactagaGACCCTTActtgagtgtctggtcgaataGCTTTTGACAAACTCAGAATCTTGTCTCCTtgtaagctccattaatgctgaaccgcaatAACATTCTTCcaactgaagattactgcgctactggtcgataGTCGAACTCCTTTGGCACTAGcatatcacaacactgatacatcttccatTCGGACCACGATCTccctgatcacgaaggatacaaacacccgcTGAATCGAGATCATCGTCCCAAGGAAAAAGTCTTAGACTgaagaagaccaagtcataacctgaccggCTTAagacattcgtcgaatcactaaccgAATCTAACCACCCAATGGTTCCAAAAAGCTCTCGATGTCTAACACCTCTAGTGAGAAAACACCATTCCCCACACTGTGCTGACACAATAAATCCCGAATTTCttctcaagagaatctagttgacacAAAGATATACTCCAACGTAACTTCTTAACATGATTCCAGACTGGTCATCCTTTCCATGCTCCACCAAAGCGAACGAGCTTCCCAAGAAATTACTGGGAATTCAGACCATCCAGTCTAGTACcaatcacagttcatgttttcttagtataactcaacaTTGTGCCATGAAGAAAACTATCATCGCTCGCCAATAATGATGCTAATTCATCTCTtaaccattggcctgcgaagccaCGCATACactgcaatggaagtcatcgcgcctttgatgatctacatcatctcgaccacAGGTTATTCACTCATGAATTCAATcgatggacatcctcctgatagttatacatactcgcaatcactgtacacacaccaagactaaggcaagatcccaccaatatgcttgaCTGGGACATTctacagtgcacagacatatggaaacacttcctattccgtctcaaaATTCGACAGTCactgcacctggtataactcacctCGGAGTCTGTAATGCCACCATCATCACTAGCTACTTATCACACACCCGACCATTGTCCATTGCTAAAAAGAAATATCATCGACAAACAGTCTGtacggatgtgactcactgattgGAAAGAAGAAATttgatccgtcacgatcttgtgaaatctttgattccaaaggcaaacctcgttggctactaagtcgatcattgactatctcagtcattTCAATGACATCACGCACCACAtgctggaagattagtgacacaacctgctaaATCCCGAGAACTAGATCTGTAACGCccctttttttttatcttaaatgagtttatttgagttaatcggagatttcagagttctagAGCCGacatgattttgatcagggtcctttttgcaaaaattggatttttcagggactaaaacgcaaattgtggattttatatattatctacacttagatttttaaTTGGGAAGACTCACCTTCCTCCCCAAACCGTGAAgcaccattgaagcttggggaaacgcctttaaagcttttccaatctcggtttccggtcgatccctccgttagaaattatttctgaaggcagattagtgatcactgcagtgagagctccgttatatcgtaagttttttctacgatcggatacattatagttttttgatgttgttagaatcgttctagattcgagtatattgttctagacagagttctgatcgtttattatctgtcggttttgaattagagcgacgtttggatttgttatgatttttggaagccattttcgaaaatgtggattttgagattgatgggtttgctttgttattgttgttttgggcattgatatgaggttatatcagtattgaactgctgtctgcatttccggtttgttcagtttatagccgttatgccgtcattttgagttttgggttttcgaatcattTTTGGTATTGAGTGAAGCCTTGGATTGTGaatgatcgtggttgttgatcaactcttgtattcatacagattcgttggagtgtgtcgagccctgtgttagcagcattgttcgtcgagagttggatgaagaacggtaaagagatttccttgaaccgttgtttgttgtttaggttgtctagttgttgatacaatattttgttgtagcttgtctggagttggatctacggcattgaaaggtaaaagcaatctttgtagcgggatagcatactcgggacagttggttctcgagtttcccttgaaatcacatattgcattgatactggttctagtttatggaacctgtattttgttgattatttgaatgaattatatggctaagttccttttgtttccatatgcattcaaattgagccagcactattgtttcgatgggcagaacagccttttgttagacgtttgggagctatattcgagtggcctaggacgtagtcgttgcgcctagtgctagcatactcattatagttgctcaaagtttagaggagtgggatacgtggcaccacctcgattgggagagtcggtgagtcgtcacgtgatctcatcctcgggatcccaatgttggaaaactggcgagttcccagaccaattacgattgatacccggtgcagcggaagtttaaaaatttttcatggaacgtttccatggtatgggtatcaaccgttcatcgattgaattacgtgtgtgtaaaatttaaataacaattaaataaattttacctcaaatctcgcaacgagattaatggacaccaacagaacaattctgctcttgttgtctctccctggaaccgatgaacgccttcaatcaggtccacgaacagaggtttaatccctctgatagattgcactagaaaatctatcagaagttttctgcgaagagaatacacgaatttgattcgttattccttactgcgattcaaaatcacagaccggaattttctctgacagagtagggagggggcggccaaaaaacgttttgagaggctagggttttcgaaaaattgctctcaaaataatgacctgttgtgtgtaatttctgtactgaaataacttatttataatgcaggccactaacaccttagggcccattagtcataagctggggcccgacaagcaaagcccgctcgttcagaaattaatataaaattcatcgtgactccgattgatgaaacgatttcaccaatgtgcacagaaaccatttctgcacgttttaaagtcaaaataaattttcctgaatccgaattcagtggtttccaaaaatgtccatccctatgtcattttaggaaatcctactcccttactcttattttaagaagtccaactccttagttcattaaatttaactctttaaatttaactatctcaacggggattaaaactccattacactgtgtgaccctcaatggttcagggatacagctagccgtgggctcacaactccttgtgactcggaacaacactttccgacttgcccaacgaatcatggtaaagcgcctagcaacatcgccccatgattccctaggtatcactgatagtgcctacaagaaccagtagattttggttaacgtacagtacggtcccttcatccatatatcccgatcgaatcaacaaccattggtatatcgagagtcgctcaagattcgataactatgcaatgcatcttgaagatcaaattagtgacatcgcatgtgctactaagaaaccatttcttaaatcacatcaagtactctggccagagatttgtcacactaatatctcctcagatcgcataggatatccacactcgcaagtatgtggtgaatccttgacaacaatgcattgactcctatatgtgtcgtaactgtacccaatctcgacacctgatgaccccctcagagtcggtaaacgagtcaaagcacagtactagcatatagagtctccatgatgtttcaagtcgtaaggactaatggtgtacaaccaaaaccgcggactttatccactcgataagtgataaccacttggaaagtccggatagggtagttcgactattcatcctatgaatatccatttgcatgcttcgaacatctccatgttccctaccaatgaaacgtggtactccgcatcgcaaatgctagtctcaaactcgagcgatccttatccttattatcggacggctcaatcgactaggaacggttttagaatatacagtgactataagatgtatttcatgatagacatctccatgttctaccacatcttacatacactatagtatattcaaggtctttatcaaaacaacaatagtatatcataatataacaatatgaagtaatataaagtcattgccataaaagtgtaaataatattaaacaaaagattgtttatacaaagagtcaacaaagcccatagccacacagttggctcactgggcacccactcttacaatctcccacttgccctatagccaactagtcatactacgtagacccattgcttcgcgatgtttgtcaaacaatggtcctggcaaaggcttagtaagtggatcagcga comes from the Henckelia pumila isolate YLH828 chromosome 1, ASM3356847v2, whole genome shotgun sequence genome and includes:
- the LOC140861474 gene encoding uncharacterized protein, whose product is MARLMCGLNREIQDQVELRHCFDLDEMVQMAMKVEQHLKQQGAGRVTSGGGSSTSWRPNVAKWEDSKPVSKPKCDTKPEAQKQGLGHNGSQCPNKKLMIINSCGDVESESEQDIENYDDMHTLEDPDDEGYGTVIGELLVTRRVLNAEPKEEEESQQENIFQTRCFVNGKVGSLQKVTKQVAVPFSIEFIVLFPMSPNQVLEDQMKKKKRDEVEKRVIKKEFHLNTSDIARDLPSIVTSLLQEFKELFPHELPQGLQPLRGIEHQIDFVPGSALPNRPACRSNPEETKELQKQVSELLDKGFVRVRIGGVLMKGRKPVAYFSEKLNGAALNYPTYDKEFYALVRVLETWQHYLRPNEIMIHRHHESLKHLKGQQKLNKIHANWVAFLETLPYVIKYKQGKENVVADALSRMYALLTTLDANFLYFELVKELYASDSEFGEVYKSCMLSSQGKFYLHDGYVYKENRLCIPKTSIREFLVRESHGGGLMGHLCVDKTYQVLLEHFYWPQIKHDVEKVCERCETYDALHVADLFFNEIVRLHDMPRKEFPYDSEIDRTFHRRQREVRRRLEEDEHQTENPEEEMAANASLSLRQLGTPDLNQQP